In a single window of the Danio rerio strain Tuebingen ecotype United States chromosome 20, GRCz12tu, whole genome shotgun sequence genome:
- the LOC101885094 gene encoding uncharacterized protein isoform X1, translating into MLFDSQRTVMRFQSKIQRLQHDMDYNILERMITRDSPEFRSRGRAGGASEQRASSAAVVENQTAEMQRRGRRKTGVLSFFRKMGRAIHKLCCMDAAATSIVDHTDPSGSARAVASESRERTRKIYLKKDCSKVILRIVKGTPGSPDPCGVCVVSIDVDQPGISSVSVDPGPNGFYSDSFSPGPPGVLRLSLVLCPSGVFSVSLNARPSRGCRVSVDPGSSGFFSVSSYPGASRDFSVSGNPDASGGCRLSVDTGLFGGCAVSAAPGPSDCGMSAAPGPSDCGMSAAPGPSDCSMAADPGSSDCSMAADPGPSDCGMSAYPGPSGCTKPAAPGPSGCTIPADPGPSGCTTSAAPGPAPHWWISSSSPPSNRTNQMAVIQYSEGFITPADLTLYVLCVVVILLLHVVFVCI; encoded by the exons ATGCTTTTTGACAGTCAGCGAACAGTCATGCGTTTTCAGTCAAAAATACAGCGTTTACAGCACGATATGGATTACAATATACTGGAGAGAATGATTACACGAGATTCACCAGAGTTCAGGAGCCGCGGTCGCGCTGGAGGAGCGTCCGAACAGAGAGCTTCATCTGCGGCCGTCGTGGAGAACCAGACAGCAG agATGCAAAGACGAGGACGGAGGAAGACAGGCGTTCTTTCATTCTTCCGGAAAATGGGAAGAGCTATCCATAAGCTTTGCTGTATGGATGCAGCAGCAACATCTATAGTGGACCACACTGACCCATCTGGTAGCGCTCGTGCTGTCG CCTCAGAATCGAGAGAACGGACTAGAAAGATCTACCTCAAGAAAGATTGCAGCAAAGTCATCTTGAGAATCGTCAAGGGCACCCCAGGGTCCCCGGATCCGTGTGGGGTCTGTGTTGTCTCCATTGACGTGGACCAACCTGGGATCTCCAGTGTGTCTGTTGACCCGGGACCTAATGGATTCTACTCGGATTCTTTTAGTCCGGGTCCACCTGGAGTCCTCCGCTTGTCCCTCGTCCTATGTCCATCTGGGGTGTTCAGTGTGTCTCTTAATGCTCGTCCATCTCGAGGCTGCAGGGTGTCTGTTGATCCCGGTTCGTCTGGGTTCTTCAGTGTGTCCTCTTATCCGGGTGCGTCTCGGGACTTCAGTGTATCTGGTAACCCGGATGCCTCTGGAGGCTGCAGGCTGTCTGTGGATACGGGTCTGTTTGGGGGCTGCGCAGTGTCTGCTGCTCCGGGTCCGTCTGATTGCGGCATGTCTGCTGCTCCGGGTCCGTCTGATTGCGGCATGTCAGCTGCTCCGGGTCCGTCTGATTGCAGCATGGCTGCTGATCCGGGTTCGTCTGATTGCAGCATGGCTGCTGATCCGGGTCCGTCTGATTGCGGCATGTCTGCTTATCCGGGTCCGTCTGGTTGCACCAAGCCTGCTGCTCCGGGACCGTCTGGTTGCACTATTCCTGCTGATCCGGGTCCGTCTGGTTGCACAACGTCTGCTGCTCCGGGTCCGGCTCCTCACTGGTGGATCAGCAGTTCCAGCCCGCCAAGCAACAGAACCAATCAGATGGCGGTGATCCAGTATTCAGAAGGCTTCATAACGCCGGCAGACCTGACTCTCtatgtgttgtgtgttgttgTAATTCTTTTATTGCATGTAGTGTTTGTCTGCATCTGA
- the LOC101885094 gene encoding uncharacterized protein isoform X2, translating to MTRFESGEERFQKAEMQRRGRRKTGVLSFFRKMGRAIHKLCCMDAAATSIVDHTDPSGSARAVASESRERTRKIYLKKDCSKVILRIVKGTPGSPDPCGVCVVSIDVDQPGISSVSVDPGPNGFYSDSFSPGPPGVLRLSLVLCPSGVFSVSLNARPSRGCRVSVDPGSSGFFSVSSYPGASRDFSVSGNPDASGGCRLSVDTGLFGGCAVSAAPGPSDCGMSAAPGPSDCGMSAAPGPSDCSMAADPGSSDCSMAADPGPSDCGMSAYPGPSGCTKPAAPGPSGCTIPADPGPSGCTTSAAPGPAPHWWISSSSPPSNRTNQMAVIQYSEGFITPADLTLYVLCVVVILLLHVVFVCI from the exons ATGACgcggttcgagtccggtgaagaacggttccagaaagcag agATGCAAAGACGAGGACGGAGGAAGACAGGCGTTCTTTCATTCTTCCGGAAAATGGGAAGAGCTATCCATAAGCTTTGCTGTATGGATGCAGCAGCAACATCTATAGTGGACCACACTGACCCATCTGGTAGCGCTCGTGCTGTCG CCTCAGAATCGAGAGAACGGACTAGAAAGATCTACCTCAAGAAAGATTGCAGCAAAGTCATCTTGAGAATCGTCAAGGGCACCCCAGGGTCCCCGGATCCGTGTGGGGTCTGTGTTGTCTCCATTGACGTGGACCAACCTGGGATCTCCAGTGTGTCTGTTGACCCGGGACCTAATGGATTCTACTCGGATTCTTTTAGTCCGGGTCCACCTGGAGTCCTCCGCTTGTCCCTCGTCCTATGTCCATCTGGGGTGTTCAGTGTGTCTCTTAATGCTCGTCCATCTCGAGGCTGCAGGGTGTCTGTTGATCCCGGTTCGTCTGGGTTCTTCAGTGTGTCCTCTTATCCGGGTGCGTCTCGGGACTTCAGTGTATCTGGTAACCCGGATGCCTCTGGAGGCTGCAGGCTGTCTGTGGATACGGGTCTGTTTGGGGGCTGCGCAGTGTCTGCTGCTCCGGGTCCGTCTGATTGCGGCATGTCTGCTGCTCCGGGTCCGTCTGATTGCGGCATGTCAGCTGCTCCGGGTCCGTCTGATTGCAGCATGGCTGCTGATCCGGGTTCGTCTGATTGCAGCATGGCTGCTGATCCGGGTCCGTCTGATTGCGGCATGTCTGCTTATCCGGGTCCGTCTGGTTGCACCAAGCCTGCTGCTCCGGGACCGTCTGGTTGCACTATTCCTGCTGATCCGGGTCCGTCTGGTTGCACAACGTCTGCTGCTCCGGGTCCGGCTCCTCACTGGTGGATCAGCAGTTCCAGCCCGCCAAGCAACAGAACCAATCAGATGGCGGTGATCCAGTATTCAGAAGGCTTCATAACGCCGGCAGACCTGACTCTCtatgtgttgtgtgttgttgTAATTCTTTTATTGCATGTAGTGTTTGTCTGCATCTGA